The Campylobacter concisus genome window below encodes:
- the ccoS gene encoding cbb3-type cytochrome oxidase assembly protein CcoS — protein MDSATLAMLVFISVLMGAFLLFGVIWGIKNKQFEDYRKFLDGANLDDEDALNEAYELELRKKEALKKRAKSNKDKI, from the coding sequence ATGGATAGCGCAACACTTGCGATGCTAGTTTTTATCTCAGTTTTGATGGGAGCATTTTTGCTTTTTGGCGTGATTTGGGGGATAAAAAATAAGCAATTTGAGGACTACCGAAAATTTTTGGACGGAGCAAATTTAGACGATGAAGATGCGCTAAATGAAGCTTATGAGTTAGAGCTTCGCAAAAAAGAAGCTCTAAAAAAAAGAGCAAAATCTAATAAAGATAAAATTTAG